A window from Mytilus galloprovincialis chromosome 8, xbMytGall1.hap1.1, whole genome shotgun sequence encodes these proteins:
- the LOC143041989 gene encoding uncharacterized protein LOC143041989 produces MLGCKIWMYTFMVLPMIQNGKTQCNLKNGQCTYDMKIGQQGQCDSVTSTSMHGSGGHITGSCTCDDVSRLSTKMNTMKNTDSNLKQLMIELNQYINNATAELSATDSKLQNENQKGSRLNNTLNSMESQLNQTKDQLKSVLQSATADLAGLRQKLATNTRDLTLCQTALGTPVSTNAAIHQDFTTFYCGFQSTDLCHFSQDHHDDTNWDRRHTEESQTGPKRDHTYGNNYGYYMALRATSPVKSSTGRTTSRLISPTFNPATNYCVRFWYTMYGKDVKTLNVYAQVHGGLGYPVFTLTGNVDNQWHMAEISLNKEYTADMFQVVFEATHDAYHIHRYSGGQYHYENHNQYGNIAVDDVYVYNTSCQNVPKYPAGAFVRTIGSQTSYYTFHGTAATWYDAVETCKRENIHSNLATVVDPAEKNYLVKLIQSDVSLTAAGQHGFFINGNDYDSENRYEWTASGYPESLNYTNWHVGQPNNVGDNQDCLLMQYPESSYEWGDVSCSEKHSFICETML; encoded by the exons ATGTTAGGTTGTAAAATTTGGATGTACACTTTTATGGTTTTGCCAATGATTCAAAATGGAAAAACACAGTGTAATTTAAAAAACGGACAGTGCACTTATGATATGAAGATAGGACAACAAGGGCAATGTGATTCTGTAACATCCACCTCCATGCATGGGTCTGGTGGCCACATTACCGGGTCTTGTACTTGCGATGATGTTTCAAGATTATCCACTAAAATGAACACGATGAAAAACACTGATAGTAACCTAAAACAACTAATGATTGAATTGAACCAATATATAAATAATGCTACAGCTGAACTAAGTGCAACCGATTCTAAACtccaaaatgaaaatcaaaaaggTAGCAGGCTGAACAATACTTTAAATTCGATGGAGTCTCAACTCAATCAAACAAAAGATCAGCTTAAATCTGTTTTACAAAGTGCGACTGCAGATCTTGCAGGCCTACGACAGAAACTTGCCACTAATACTAGAGATTTAACCTTGTGTCAGACAGCACTTGGAACACCAGTTTCAACAAATGCAG ctaTACACCAAGATTTTACTACGTTTTATTGTGGATTCCAGTCCACTGATCTATGCCATTTTTCACAAGACCATCACGATGATACGAACTGGGACCGGCGCCACACAGAAGAAAGTCAAACAGGACCTAAGCGGGATCATACATACGGCAATAATTATG gTTACTATATGGCTTTGCGGGCTACATCACCAGTAAAATCAAGTACAGGTAGAACAACATCAAGACTAATATCGCCAACCTTTAACCCGGCTACCAACTACTGTGTTCGATTCTGGTACACAATGTATGGAAAAGATGTCAAAACACTCAACGTTTATGCACAG GTACATGGAGGTTTGGGCTATCCTGTATTTACACTTACTGGTAATGTTGACAATCAGTGGCACATGGCAGAGATTTCCCTTAACAAAGAATACACAGCTGACATGTTTCAG GTAGTATTTGAGGCAACACATGATGCATACCACATACACAGATACAGCGGTGGACAATATCATTATGAAAACCATAACCAGTATGGAAATATTGCTGTTGATGATGTATATGTTTATAATACATCATGCCAAA ATGTACCTAAATATCCAGCAGGAGCATTTGTACGTACGATAGGCAGCCAAACATCATACTATACATTCCATGGTACTGCAGCAACTTGGTATGATGCTGTAGAGACATGTAAGAGAGAAAACATCCATTCCAACTTGGCTACTGTAGTAGATCCTgctgaaaaaaattatttggttAAACTTATTCAGTCAGATGTCA GTTTAACAGCTGCAGGACAACATGGATTTTTCATTAATGGAAACGATTATGATTCTGAAAACAGATACGAATGGACTGCTTCCGGCTACCCTGAATCTTTGAATTACACAAATTGGCACGTGGGACAACCAAACAATGTGGGAGATAACCAGGACTGTTTACTGATGCAGTATCCAGAGAGTAGTTATGAATGGGGTGACGTCTCATGTTCCGAAAAACATTCATTCATTTGCGAGACAATGTTGTAA
- the LOC143041990 gene encoding uncharacterized protein LOC143041990: MMIPYRIWAFVICILSESYGQQFTPGCSFYNGKCIYNVQLGNVESCHGGNAQPEPNVRDLSGACTCNDVTKASVDLNNLQTRVDKLHKSMTDFKNQLNNVSPKTNSYQGQPDGENQKYLDILDKLHTKEDILNRTNEEVTRILQTASTEIKGLREKLKNTTGELATCQVSMGGTHTSQKAPVADFTTFYCSFQQTDLCRFTQDRDDNTDWTRQSSSISTQSGPKTDHSYGNGYGYYMALKTINTPKSSAGKTISRLTSPTFKPASNYCLRFWYTMFGKDVDTLNVYAKVNGGRGYPIYTRTGNVDPYWHFAQIDIGPEYTKSSFQITFEGSYHAYKVHHYINSHYTYIYHNDDGNIAIDDFYIYNTTCNSLPAVPADSLLRRVGNETTYYTFHKTPATWYDAQVTCRKENPRSSLAAIQSASEQLFLVNFINSNLELTIAGQNGFYLNGNDVDSESNFKWINTGYPEIVNYTNFHQGQPNNVGNIQDCLLMEYPADNYKWGDVSCTEKHPFICETMMP; encoded by the exons ATGATGATTCCATATCGAATTTGGGCATTTGTTATTTGTATTCTTAGTGAATCTTATGGACAACAATTTACTCCAGGATGTAGTTTTTATAACGGCAAATGTATCTACAATGTCCAGCTAGGAAATGTAGAAAGTTGCCATGGGGGAAACGCACAACCAGAACCTAATGTTCGAGATCTTAGTGGGGCATGTACATGTAATGACGTAACGAAGGCATCCGTTGACCTAAACAATCTTCAAACTCGTGTTGACAAACTACACAAATCTATGACAGATTTCAAAAACCAGTTGAATAACGTTTCGCCAAAGACAAATTCCTATCAAGGACAGCCAGATGGCGAGAATCAGAAATATCTAGACATCTTAGATAAACTACATACAAAGGAAGACATTTTGAACAGAACTAATGAAGAAGTGACTAGAATATTGCAGACTGCATCAACAGAAATTAAAGGCTTGCGAGAAAAGCTGAAAAATACAACCGGCGAATTGGCAACATGTCAAGTTTCTATGGGTGGGACGCACACTTCTCAAAAAG cCCCTGTGGCGGATTTCACAACGTTTTACTGCAGTTTCCAGCAGACTGACCTCTGTAGATTTACACAAGACCGTGACGACAACACTGATTGGACTCGACAGTCGTCATCAATTTCGACACAATCAGGACCAAAGACGGATCACTCATATGGGAATGGATACG GTTATTATATGGCATTGAAGACCATCAACACTCCTAAGTCCAGTGCTGGTAAAACTATAAGTCGATTAACTTCGCCAACATTCAAACCAGCATCAAACTATTGTCTTCGTTTCTGGTATACTATGTTTGGAAAAGATGTTGATACTCTTAATGTATATGCAAAG GTAAATGGAGGAAGAGGTTATCCAATATACACACGTACTGGAAATGTTGATCCCTATTGGCATTTTGCCCAAATTGATATTGGACCTGAATATACGAAATCTTCTTTTCAG ATAACATTCGAGGGCTCGTACCATGCATATAAAGTACACCATTATATCAATTCCCATTATACCTATATTTATCATAATGATGATGGTAATATCGCAATAGATGATTTTTACATCTATAATACCACCTGTAACA GTCTTCCAGCTGTTCCTGCAGATTCTTTGTTACGCAGAGTGGGTAATGAAACAACATATTATACCTTCCATAAAACACCTGCTACCTGGTACGATGCACAGGTAACATGTAGGAAGGAAAATCCCCGTTCAAGTCTGGCTGCCATACAAAGTGCTTCAGAACAATTATTCCTCGTAAATTTTATCAACTCTAACTTGG AATTGACTATTGCTGGCCAGAATGGGTTTTACCTAAATGGAAACGATGTGGATTCTGAAAGTAATTTCAAATGGATAAATACCGGATATCCGGAAATTGTTAATTATACCAACTTCCATCAAGGTCAACCTAACAATGTTGGAAATATCCAAGACTGTCTTCTGATGGAATATCCTGCAGATAATTATAAATGGGGAGACGTGTCCTGTACAGAGAAGCACCCATTTATCTGTGAAACAATGATGCCTTGA
- the LOC143041991 gene encoding uncharacterized protein LOC143041991, which yields MTSFTFRPPSFRKSQPSADEYKCQKCLEKGHFTFECTGKRKYVHRPSRTKEMIKKMKKDEELEKEMKLKELMKQNPEKKQRKKKKKRSSSTSSESSSSSSSSSSSSSDSDTSSSSSSDSDSDSSSSSSSSSSSSSSDSSSDESVKKHSKKKKRRKSS from the exons CCAACCCAGTGCAGATGAATATAAATGTCAGAAATGTTTAGAGAAGGGTCATTTTACATTTGAATGTACTGGGAAAAGAAAGTATGTACATCGTCCATCCAGAACAaaagaaatgattaaaaaaatgaaaaaagatgaAGAATTGGAAAAAGAGATGAAATT GAAAGAATTGATGAAGCAAAATCCagaaaagaaacaaagaaaaaagaaaaagaaaag GTCAAGTAGTACAAGTTCTGAGTCATcttcatcgtcatcatcatcatcaagcTCAAG ttcAGACAGTGATACTAGTTCTTCCTCATCCTCAGACAGTGATTCAGACagttcatcatcatcatcatcgtcatcttcATCGTCTTCATCAGATTCTAGTAGTGATGAAAGTGTCAAGAAACACAGCAAAAAGAAGAAGAGGAGAAAATCAAGCTGA